The following proteins come from a genomic window of Sorex araneus isolate mSorAra2 chromosome 1, mSorAra2.pri, whole genome shotgun sequence:
- the CENPU gene encoding centromere protein U gives MHWDTELGNNSVLPGVDFFPPHPVFLHGKQRPGGTHVAGAIFCDSKPTDPPLHSTAIYADEEVFSAPSGPSSPQGKEAKRTLDSSETEASENESIKLNAKEMPQRKHKLSVDDSKSSEELSVRSQVKPVEETNTPHQTPSARASSRLAEAPARLATAAGDGAQSGRSAVEREATGGSPAKVRKKMPRSKRKKSKNEDSDNADYVHAWCLEGQSRSDITELGIILSAFENTCLKYTEKIESKVFKETINKFHSHVKEELIKMLKEAQKVKTLKRKNAKIISDIKKKRQHLVEVQDELLRLEPQLKQLQTKYDELMERKAALTNATYFLSNLKQFHDYSDFQEKTKNMKKMQYDSSSLPALLFKARTLWRAETHLQSINHQLETLLDQRQTSKD, from the exons atgcactgggacaccgaactgggcaacaactctgtgctgccgggggtggatttttttcctccccaccctgtcttcctgcacggaaagcagcggcctggcggcacccacgtggcaggcgccatcttctgtgactccaaacccacag ACCCTCCCTTGCACAGCACTGCCATCTATGCTGATGAAGAGGTGTTCTCTGCCCCATCCGGCCCTTCCTCTCCGCAAGGAAAAGAAGCAAAGAGAAC TTTGGACTCTTCTGAAACTGAAGCGAGTGAAAATGAGTCTATAAAACTGAATGCAAAGGAAATG CCACAAAGAAAACACAAGCTATCCGTTGATGATTCCAAAAGCAGTGAAGAGCTCAGTGTACGAAGCCAAGTTAAGCCAGTGGAGGAAACCAACACACCCCACCAAACTCCTTCAGCGAGAGCCTCCTCCAGACTTGCAGAGGCACCTGCCCGGCTGGCCACTGCTGCAGGGGACGGGGCCCAGAGTGGCCGGTCAGCTGTGGAGCGAGAGGCCACAGGGGGAAGCCCAGCG aAAGTCCGGAAAAAGATGCCTCGcagcaaaaggaagaaatcaaaaaatgagGACTCAG ATAATGCCGACTATGTACATGCTTGGTGTCTGGAAGGACAGAGCAGGAGTGACATCACGGAGTTGGGTATCATCTTGTCTGCCTTTGAGAACACATGCCTGAAATATAC AGAAAAAATAGAATCTAAAGTTTTTAAGGAGACCATCAATAAATTCCATTCACATGTAAAAGAAGAGCTCATCAAAATG CTTAAAGAAGCTCAGAAGGTGAAAACTCTGAAAAGAAAGAATGCTAAG ATTATTTCagacatcaaaaagaaaagacagcatTTGGTTGAAGTCCAGGATGAACTGCTTCG tttagaaCCACAGCTGAAACAACTACAAACAAAATATGATGAACTTATGGAGAGAAAAGCCGCCCTTACTAATGCAACATATTTCTTAtctaatttaaaacaatttcatgATTATTCAGATtttcaagagaaaacaaagaacatgaagaAAATG CAGTATGATTCATCCAGCCTTCCTGCTCTGCTATTTAAGGCAAGAACTCTTTGGAGAGCTGAAACCCATCTGCAGAGTATCAACCATCAATTAGAGACGCTCCTTGACCAGAGACAAACTTCTAAAGATTAG